From the Musa acuminata AAA Group cultivar baxijiao chromosome BXJ1-2, Cavendish_Baxijiao_AAA, whole genome shotgun sequence genome, one window contains:
- the LOC135596218 gene encoding 3-phosphoinositide-dependent protein kinase 2-like, translating to MMAVGGGGGEEMERDFEAKLRLQQPSPAGIGGGKTVQRTNSITFRAPQEHFTIDDFELGKIFGVGSYSKVVRAKKKDTGNVYALKIMDKKFIAKENKVSYVKMERIVLDQLDHPGIIGLCFTFQDAYSLYMALECCEGGELFDQITRKGHLTEAEARFYFAEVVDALEYIHGVGLIHRDIKPENLLLTTDGHIKIADFGSVKPTRDSQITVLPNSANEKACTFVGTAAYVPPEVLNSSPATFGNDLWALGCTLYQMLSGSSPFKDASEWLIFQRIIARDLRFPEYFSHEAKDLIDKLLDIEPSRRPGAGPDGYTSLKKHPFFKGIDWKNLRKAPAPRLALEQDTTADYDSQDTSWNLTHIGGSPAHQHLTPEGNAGATSSSETQSHISKLSSIDSFDSKWQDFLEPGEGIVMISRLKKIQKLTNKKVQLILTDKPKLLCVDPSKMTAKANIIWSDNPSDLHVQVANPSHFKICTPKKVTSFEDAKQRAWQWKKAIEGLQHR from the exons ATGATGGCCGTCGGTGGTGGCGGTGGGGAGGAGATGGAGAGGGATTTCGAGGCGAAGCTCCGATTGCAGCAGCCGTCGCCGGCCGGGATCGGCGGCGGCAAGACGGTGCAGAGGACCAACAGCATTACCTTCAGGGCGCCGCAGGAACATTTCACGATTGACGATTTCGAGCTGGGGAAGATCTTTGGCGTCGGCTCCTACTCGAAG GTTGTCAGGGCAAAGAAGAAGGATACAGGAAATGtctatgctttgaaaattatggaCAAGAAGTTCATagcaaaagaaaataaagtatCTTATGTAAAGATGGAGCGTATAGTACTTGATCAGTTAGATCATCCTGGCATAATCGGGCTGTGTTTTACGTTTCAAGATGCCTACTCACTTT ACATGGCACTTGAGTGTTGTGAAGGTGGAGAGCTATTTGACCAAATAACCAGG AAAGGGCATTTAACTGAGGCTGAGGCTCGCTTCTATTTTGCTGAAGTTGTTGATGCTTTAGAATATATTCATGGTGTCGGATTAATTCATCGGGACATCAAG CCAGAGAACTTACTATTGACAACTGATGGACACATAAAAATTGCTGACTTTGGCAGTGTGAAGCCCACCAGGGATAGTCAGATAACAGTTCTTCCAAATTCAGCAA ATGAAAAAGCATGTACTTTTGTTGGAACTGCTGCATATGTCCCTCCAGAAGTTCTTAATTCTTCTCCAGCAACGTTTGG GAACGACCTTTGGGCCCTTGGATGCACCTTATATCAAATGCTTTCTGGTTCATCTCCCTTTAAAGATGCTAGTGAATGGCTTATTTTCCAAAGAATCATAGCAAGAGACCTCAGGTTTCCTGAGTACTTTTCACATGAAGCAAAGGACCTTATTGATAAGTTATTG GATATAGAACCCAGTAGAAGACCAGGTGCTGGACCTGATGGTTATACCTCTCTCAAGAAGCATCCTTTTTTCAAAGGAATTGATTGGAAGAATCTGCGGAAGGCTCCAGCACCACGACTTGCTCTGGAGCAGGAT ACCACTGCGGATTATGACAGTCAGGACACTTCATGGAATCTCACGCATATTGGAGGTTCTCCAGCTCACCAACATCTCACACCAGAAGGGAATGCTGGTGCCACATCATCTTCCGAAACACAGTCTCATATCTCTAAGCTGTCTTCAATCGACTCATTTGACTCGAAATG GCAAGACTTTCTTGAGCCCGGTGAGGGCATTGTTATGATCTCAAGGCTGAAGAAAATTCAAAAGCTGACTAACAAGAAAGTGCAACTCATCCTTACTGACAAACCTAAATTGCTTTGTGTGGATCCCTCCAAAATGACAGCTAAAGCAAACATAATTTGGTCCGATAACCCCAGTGACCTCCATGTCCAAGTAGCAAATCCGTCACATTTCAAGATATGCACT CCCAAAAAGGTGACTTCATTCGAGGATGCAAAACAGCGAGCATGGCAGTGGAAGAAGGCAATTGAAGGCCTTCAACACCGTTGA
- the LOC135596216 gene encoding protein PSK SIMULATOR 1-like, protein MGGLCSKRSAVDKSPSESTLDSNGLRDQPMPNQSRSKMKGALAYSIAGETMEKRLQEQTVSVTEGMSVPAEDLHAASAEATEPQLSRAFSQKSRSTMSKPSDPGQSGIAKVSEVSSVLGKAGSVGFGKAVEVLDTLGSTMTNLHLNSSFVSGVSTKGNKISILSFEVANTVVKGFNLMQSLSKENIKYLKQVVLRSEGVQYLISKDMDELLRVAAADKREELKVFSKEVVRFGNRCKDPQWHNLERYFDKLASELTHQKQLKKIAETAMEQLMTLAHYTAELYHELHALDKFEQDYKRKHQEDNSANGVQRGDNLQNPRQDLKSQRKHVKSLKKRSLWSKNLEEVLEKLVDIVHFLHLQIQDAFGTADTDKPSELTMKSQRRLGPAGLALHYANIITQIDTLVSRSSSVPSNTRDSLYQGLPPTMKNAFRCRLQSFQNKEELTVPQIKAEMEKSLRWLVPIANNTTKAHHGFGWVGEWANIGSEVNRKPGGSVDLIRVETLYHADKEKTEAYILNLLLWLHHLISRLKSSGGGIKSPIKSPVCSPSQEGLTITSLSAKPSPPSSVLSQEDEEMLQYVNFRKLIPGISKSQEFDTTKSKSGRHNRLSKSNSHSPASCTRKDFFAGARRPSLLPVIDFNIDRVKALDMIDRVDDIRKP, encoded by the exons ATGGGCGGGCTTTGCTCGAAACGATCTGCTGTAGATAAATCGCCCAGCGAGAGTACTCTCGATTCCAATGGGCTCAGGGATCAACCGATGCCGAATCAATCCCGTAGTAAGATGAAAGGGGCTTTGGCTTATTCGATAGCAGGAGAAACTATGGAGAAGCGGCTGCAAGAACAGACCGTTTCCGTTACGGAGGGGATGAGTGTGCCCGCTGAAGACTTACATGCCGCTTCTGCAGAGGCCACGGAGCCACAGTTATCGAGGGCTTTCTCACAAAAGTCCAGGTCAACCATGTCAAAGCCCTCCGACCCCGGGCAGTCTGGGATTGCTAAG GTTTCTGAAGTGAGCTCAGTTTTGGGCAAGGCAGGTAGTGTTGGGTTTGGCAAAGCTGTGGAGGTATTGGATACACTCGGTAGTACCATGACGAATTTGCACCTGAATAGTAGTTTTGTATCAGGAGTTTCAACAAAGGGAAACAAAATATCTATATTATCTTTTGAAGTTGCCAATACCGTTGTTAAAGGTTTTAATCTAATGCAATCGCTTTCAAAGGAGAACATAAAGTATTTGAAGCAAGTGGTACTTCGATCAGAAGGTGTACAATATTTAATATCCAAAGACATGGATGAGTTGCTGAGGGTTGCTGCTGCTGACAAAAG GGAAGAGCTGAAAGTATTTTCCAAAGAGGTTGTTCGCTTTGGAAATCGTTGTAAAGATCCTCAATGGCACAACTTGGAACGCTATTTTGACAA ACTAGCATCAGAACTTACCCATCAAAAACAGTTGAAAAAAATAGCTGAAACTGCAATGGAGCAGCTCATGACATTGGCTCATTATACAGCT GAACTATACCATGAGTTGCATGCCTTGGATAAATTTGAGCAAGATTATAAGAGAAAACATCAAGAAGATAATAGTGCAAATGGAGTACAAAGAG GTGATAATCTCCAAAACCCAAGGCAAGATTTGAAGAGCCAAAGAAAGCATGTAAAGTCCTTGAAGAAAAGATCACTCTGGTCCAAGAATTTGGAAGAG GTGTTGGAGAAGCTTGTAGATATTGTCCACTTCTTACACTTGCAGATTCAGGATGCCTTTGGAACTGCTG ATACTGATAAACCATCAGAGTTGACTATGAAGAGTCAAAGAAGATTGGGACCTGCTGGCCTTGCGCTACATTATGCAAATATCATTACTCAGATAGACACCCTT GTCTCTCGGTCAAGCTCTGTACCTTCAAATACAAGAGACTCGTTGTACCAAGGATTGCCCCCGACGATGAAAAATGCATTTCGTTGTAGGTTGCAATCATTTCAGAACAAGGAAGAG CTTACTGTTCCTCAAATCAAAGCAGAGATGGAAAAATCATTGCGGTGGCTTGTCCCGATAGCCAATAACACAACCAA GGCTCACCATGGTTTTGGTTGGGTTGGAGAGTGGGCAAACATAGG GTCCGAGGTGAATCGAAAGCCAGGTGGTTCGGTGGACTTGATTCGGGTAGAGACACTCTACCATGCAGACAAGGAGAAGACTGAAGCATACATCCTTAACTTATTGCTATGGCTTCACCATCTCATCAGCCGCTTGAAGTCCAGTGGTGGAGGGATCAAATCTCCCATCAAATCCCCAGTTTGTTCTCCCTCACAAGAGGGTTTAACCATAACATCACTGTCTGCGAAACCGAGCCCCCCATCATCCGTGCTCTCTCAAGAAGACGAAGAAATGCTGCAGTACGTGAACTTCAGGAAACTGATCCCAGGGATTAGCAAGAGCCAGGAGTTTGACACAACAAAGTCGAAGTCGGGCAGGCACAACCGGCTGAGCAAGAGCAACAGCCACTCGCCTGCCAGCTGTACCAGGAAAGACTTCTTTGCAGGGGCTAGAAGGCCGTCGTTGCTTCCCGTCATTGACTTTAACATCGACAGGGTAAAAGCGCTGGATATGATCGATCGAGTGGATGATATCAGAAAACCGTGA
- the LOC104000231 gene encoding G-type lectin S-receptor-like serine/threonine-protein kinase At1g34300 has protein sequence MDSNSSPFLPLFLSPVAAPIAMRSEGDSLSGQNMGLCHRKVRSLPSPVLLFLSPLLLLLVGSLWLAGAADIPLGSSLSPLNSSSWSSPSGTYSLGFISDPQNTSRYLAAITYSGGIPVWTAGGGASVDSAASLQLRSDGNLRLVDGSGTVVWESGTAGKGVSAASLLDSGDFELKNSTAVVWDTFVNPTDTILQSQNFTVGQTLRSGEYSFSLLANGNLTLTWNGSTIYFNKGFNSTFTANKTLASPFLTLQSNGIVSLSDASLSSAVVISYSSDYGESGDMIRFVKLDSDGNLRTYSAVRGSGAAIQRWSAVADQCEVFGWCGNMGICSYNDTSPVCGCPSENFNFVDPNDHRKGCKRRTEIQDCPGNSTMLQLSHTQFLTYPPEISTEQFFVGITACRLNCLSGASCVASTALADGSGFCYLKVSNFVSGYQSAALPSTSFVKVCAPALPNSPSTLDEVHSESSKLKGWVVAVLIFGTFLGLILFEWGLWWCFCRNSTKYGPSSAHYALLEYASGAPVQFSYRELQKSTKRFKEKLGEGGFGAVYKGVLANRTMVAVKQLEGIEQGEKQFRMEVATISSTHHLNLVRLIGFCSEGRHRLLVYEFMKNGSLDSFLFSGDSSRKLTWATRFSVAIGTARGITYLHEECRDCIVHCDIKPENILLDENNNAKVSDFGLAKLVNPKDHRQRTLTSVRGTRGYLAPEWLANLPITSKSDVYSYGMVLLEIVSGRRNFDVSDDTGRKKFSVWAYEEFEKGNIRSIMDKRLAEQDVDMEQLERAVLVSFWCIQEQPSQRPSMGKVVQMLEGVLDIERPPAPKVMDVGLAVVTTSSVSTSVAVFATSASIQPLSSSSQSITNSSSVSRRNVQKQTSSLLSTDLSS, from the coding sequence ATGGACTCCAATTCTTCTCCCTTTCTTCCTTTATTTCTCTCCCCTGTTGCGGCTCCGATCGCCATGAGAAGCGAAGGAGACAGCTTGAGCGGCCAAAATATGGGATTGTGCCACAGAAAGGTGCGATCTTTGCCTTCCCCTGTTCTACTCTTCCTCTCGCCCCTGCTGCTCCTCCTTGTCGGCTCCCTCTGGCTCGCCGGCGCGGCGGACATCCCCCTCGGATCCTCCCTCTCCCCCTTGAACTCGTCCTCCTGGTCGTCCCCCAGCGGGACGTACTCCCTCGGCTTCATCTCCGACCCACAGAACACCTCCCGGTACCTCGCTGCCATAACCTACTCCGGTGGCATCCCCGTGTGGACCGCCGGCGGCGGAGCTTCGGTCGATTCCGCCGCCTCCCTCCAGCTCCGCTCTGATGGCAACCTCCGCCTAGTCGACGGCTCCGGCACGGTCGTCTGGGAGTCCGGCACCGCGGGCAAGGGTGTGTCCGCCGCCTCCCTCCTTGATTCGGGCGACTTCGAGCTCAAGAACTCCACCGCCGTCGTCTGGGACACCTTCGTTAACCCCACCGACACCATCCTCCAGTCCCAAAACTTCACCGTGGGCCAGACCTTGCGCTCCGGGGAGTACTCCTTCTCTCTTCTCGCGAACGGCAACCTCACCCTTACATGGAACGGCAGCACCATTTACTTCAACAAGGGCTTCAACTCCACCTTCACCGCCAACAAAACCCTGGCTTCCCCTTTTCTGACCCTCCAATCCAATGGGATCGTCTCGCTCTCCGATGCCTCCCTTTCCTCCGCGGTGGTCATATCCTACAGCAGTGATTATGGCGAGAGCGGCGACATGATCCGGTTTGTGAAGCTGGATTCCGACGGAAATCTGAGAACTTACAGTGCCGTCCGAGGGAGCGGCGCCGCCATCCAGCGGTGGTCGGCGGTCGCGGACCAGTGCGAGGTCTTCGGGTGGTGCGGCAACATGGGGATCTGCAGCTACAACGACACGTCCCCCGTCTGCGGGTGTCCCTCCGAGAACTTCAATTTCGTTGACCCCAACGATCACCGGAAAGGGTGCAAGAGGAGGACGGAGATCCAGGATTGCCCTGGGAACTCCACCATGCTGCAGCTGAGTCACACCCAGTTCCTGACGTACCCGCCGGAGATCTCCACCGAGCAGTTCTTCGTCGGCATCACAGCCTGCAGGTTGAACTGTCTCTCAGGTGCCTCCTGTGTCGCTTCGACTGCGCTCGCTGATGGCTCAGGATTCTGCTATCTGAAGGTGTCCAACTTCGTCAGTGGGTATCAGTCGGCAGCACTGCCGAGCACTTCCTTCGTCAAGGTGTGCGCTCCAGCCCTCCCCAACTCACCATCAACACTGGACGAGGTCCACTCGGAGTCCTCGAAATTGAAGGGCTGGGTGGTTGCTGTTTTGATCTTTGGCACGTTCTTGGGGTTGATACTCTTCGAGTGGGGGTTATGGTGGTGTTTCTGCCGGAACAGCACAAAGTATGGGCCATCGTCGGCTCATTATGCACTTCTCGAGTATGCCTCTGGTGCCCCTGTGCAGTTCTCGTACCGGGAGTTGCAGAAGTCGACCAAGCGATTCAAAGAGAAACTTGGGGAAGGAGGTTTTGGTGCTGTCTACAAAGGTGTTCTTGCAAACCGTACGATGGTTGCGGTGAAGCAGCTCGAGGGGATCGAGCAAGGGGAGAAGCAATTCAGAATGGAGGTGGCGACGATAAGCAGCACCCACCACTTGAACCTGGTCAGGTTGATTGGATTTTGTTCGGAAGGACGACACAGGCTTCTAGTCTATGAGTTCATGAAGAATGGTTCTCTGGATAGCTTCCTCTTCTCGGGGGACTCCTCAAGGAAACTAACTTGGGCAACACGGTTCAGTGTGGCGATTGGGACTGCTAGAGGGATCACTTACTTGCATGAAGAATGCCGGGATTGCATAGTCCATTGCGATATAAAGCCAGAAAACATTCTCCTTGACGAGAACAACAATGCAAAGGTTTCGGATTTTGGTCTTGCGAAACTTGTCAACCCGAAAGATCATAGGCAAAGGACTTTGACAAGCGTTAGGGGAACCAGGGGATACTTAGCTCCCGAATGGCTTGCTAATCTCCCAATCACTTCGAAGTCAGATGTTTACAGCTACGGGATGGTGTTGCTTGAGATTGTGAGTGGGCGGCGCAATTTTGATGTATCAGATGATACTGGTCGAAAAAAGTTCTCGGTGTGGGCCTACGAAGAGTTTGAGAAGGGGAACATCAGAAGCATCATGGACAAGAGGCTTGCTGAGCAGGATGTGGATATGGAGCAGTTGGAGAGGGCAGTGCTGGTGAGCTTTTGGTGCATCCAAGAACAGCCCTCTCAAAGGCCATCGATGGGGAAGGTCGTGCAGATGTTGGAAGGGGTATTGGATATAGAGAGGCCTCCGGCACCAAAGGTCATGGATGTTGGCTTGGCAGTTGTCACCACCAGTAGCGTGAGCACCAGCGTTGCCGTTTTCGCGACCTCAGCTTCAATTCAGCCTCTATCGAGCTCATCACAGTCGATCACGAACTCATCATCAGTTTCCCGGAGGAACGTACAGAAACAAACATCATCCCTCCTCTCCACAGATCTTTCTTCCTAG